In a genomic window of Exiguobacterium sp. BMC-KP:
- a CDS encoding EAL-associated domain-containing protein has protein sequence MDALDVIVHPEEIEAWFQPIVGAAPFKVEGYEIQSHFRGEPLKPFFQEDDVPIEYQLEVMGHVVRQAFQKVPSDAQAFILIRCRPAWLFENGGEDFLHVLRTVDSSFPKERMYVTLTDVQVDDFDRLGRIVAYYQNSGLKVALDRAEATSLERVFSMSPDMLIVDLSSMIEKKTVSATYPHLLQTMEHLCDQLGAPLLYKNISHLGQLRYAWQHGGRYYMGNLLGEASPEWVMTCPGMEILIHEVPMFYKYDREQMNRLFQLEQDWTVRFNEYCQSLKSEQDLDEWLMMLARKMEPEFIRFYITDANGFQQSSNVSKKSGEWKLYAFYKGYNWSFRPYFIRTTVAMERRHSGYLSERYVDFSSSEQTRTFSMPLSNGMFLFADISADYLYQERLSE, from the coding sequence ATGGATGCATTAGATGTCATCGTTCATCCCGAAGAGATAGAGGCGTGGTTTCAACCGATTGTAGGCGCTGCCCCTTTTAAGGTGGAAGGGTATGAAATCCAGTCCCATTTTCGTGGAGAACCGTTAAAACCATTTTTTCAGGAAGATGATGTTCCAATCGAGTATCAACTCGAAGTCATGGGGCATGTCGTCCGTCAAGCATTCCAAAAAGTACCCTCCGATGCACAAGCGTTTATCCTGATCCGTTGTCGCCCAGCTTGGCTGTTTGAAAACGGTGGGGAAGACTTCTTGCATGTCTTACGGACGGTCGATTCGTCGTTTCCAAAAGAACGAATGTATGTCACATTGACGGACGTTCAAGTTGATGACTTTGACCGTCTTGGTCGGATCGTCGCGTACTACCAGAACTCTGGACTGAAGGTAGCGCTAGACCGTGCGGAAGCAACGAGTCTCGAACGTGTCTTTTCGATGTCACCGGATATGTTGATCGTCGATCTATCCTCGATGATAGAGAAAAAAACCGTCTCAGCGACGTATCCGCATCTCTTACAAACGATGGAGCACTTGTGTGATCAGCTTGGAGCGCCACTTTTGTATAAGAATATCAGTCATTTAGGACAACTACGGTATGCGTGGCAACACGGAGGACGTTACTATATGGGGAATTTACTGGGAGAAGCATCACCTGAATGGGTCATGACTTGTCCAGGAATGGAGATTTTGATTCATGAAGTTCCGATGTTCTATAAATATGATCGGGAACAGATGAATCGATTGTTTCAACTGGAGCAAGACTGGACGGTTCGGTTTAACGAATACTGTCAATCATTGAAATCGGAACAGGATCTCGATGAATGGTTGATGATGCTTGCGCGGAAGATGGAACCAGAGTTCATTCGATTCTACATTACGGATGCGAATGGATTCCAGCAATCTTCGAACGTCAGTAAAAAGAGTGGAGAATGGAAACTGTATGCTTTCTACAAAGGGTACAATTGGAGTTTCCGTCCGTACTTCATTCGGACGACTGTTGCGATGGAGCGACGACACAGTGGTTATTTATCGGAACGATATGTCGACTTCAGTTCGAGTGAACAGACACGGACATTTAGTATGCCGCTCAGTAATGGCATGTTCTTATTTGCGGATATATCCGCAGATTATCTATATCAAGAACGATTGAGTGAATGA
- a CDS encoding DEAD/DEAH box helicase, with amino-acid sequence MTTFRELNLSEALIKGVLKMGFEEATPIQAETIPVGLSGVDLIGQAQTGTGKTAAFGIPTIERLDAKSRHIQALILAPTRELAIQVAEELNRIGDVKRVHALPVYGGQQIDRQIRALRKNPQIVVATPGRLMDHMNRKTLNLDHVQTVILDEADEMLNMGFVEDIEKILGALPETRQTLLFSATMPPQIRKIADRFMTTPTHIKVKAKEMTVENIDQSFIELKESQKFDVLCRLIDTDSPELSIIFGRTKKRVDEMTEGLIQRGYTADGLHGDLTQAKRDQVIRRFKKGTIDILVATDVAARGLDISGVTHVYNFDVPQDPESYVHRIGRTGRAGKTGSAVTFVTPREFGQIKTIERVTNKKMSRRHAPTLDEILEGNLKLAAQELIKRVEAKNSQEYTTLAQELLEEYEAVELLSAALKGLTKEPDATPVQISSIEPIRVKRFGSNGGGNRRPYGNKGGSGSGNRSGGYRGNSPRSGGERREGGRSSSSSSSDRREGGYAGRSNRSESDRNRGGRKPRFEK; translated from the coding sequence TTGACAACATTTCGTGAATTAAATCTTAGTGAGGCACTTATCAAAGGTGTCCTAAAAATGGGCTTTGAAGAAGCAACACCAATCCAAGCAGAAACAATTCCTGTCGGACTCAGCGGCGTCGACTTAATCGGTCAAGCACAAACAGGTACAGGGAAAACAGCAGCATTCGGTATCCCAACAATCGAGCGTCTTGACGCAAAATCACGCCACATCCAAGCGTTGATTCTTGCTCCAACACGTGAACTTGCAATCCAGGTAGCGGAAGAATTGAACCGTATCGGTGACGTAAAACGTGTTCATGCCCTTCCTGTCTACGGTGGTCAGCAAATCGATCGCCAAATCCGTGCGCTTCGTAAAAATCCACAAATCGTCGTTGCAACACCAGGACGTTTGATGGACCACATGAACCGTAAGACGTTGAACCTTGATCACGTTCAAACGGTCATCCTTGATGAAGCAGATGAGATGTTGAACATGGGGTTCGTCGAAGATATCGAGAAAATCCTCGGTGCACTTCCTGAAACTCGTCAAACACTCTTGTTCTCAGCAACAATGCCACCACAAATTCGTAAAATTGCAGATCGTTTCATGACGACTCCGACACACATCAAAGTCAAAGCAAAAGAAATGACAGTTGAAAATATCGACCAGTCTTTCATCGAATTAAAAGAAAGCCAAAAATTCGACGTTCTTTGCCGTTTGATCGACACGGATTCTCCGGAACTCTCAATCATCTTCGGTCGTACGAAAAAACGTGTTGATGAGATGACTGAAGGCTTGATCCAACGTGGATACACGGCTGACGGTTTACACGGTGACTTAACACAAGCAAAACGTGACCAAGTCATCCGTCGTTTCAAAAAAGGAACGATCGATATCCTCGTCGCAACAGACGTTGCAGCACGTGGTCTTGACATTTCTGGTGTCACACACGTCTACAACTTCGACGTACCACAAGATCCAGAAAGCTACGTTCACCGGATCGGTCGTACGGGACGCGCTGGTAAAACAGGATCGGCTGTCACGTTCGTTACACCACGTGAATTCGGTCAAATCAAAACAATCGAACGTGTCACGAACAAAAAAATGTCACGTCGTCATGCGCCAACACTTGACGAAATCTTAGAAGGCAACTTGAAGCTCGCTGCACAAGAACTCATCAAACGCGTTGAAGCAAAAAATTCACAAGAATATACAACACTTGCACAAGAACTCTTAGAAGAGTACGAAGCAGTGGAACTTCTTTCAGCAGCACTTAAAGGATTGACGAAAGAGCCGGATGCAACACCAGTCCAAATCTCTTCAATCGAACCAATCCGCGTGAAACGTTTCGGTAGTAACGGTGGTGGCAACCGTCGTCCTTACGGAAACAAAGGTGGAAGTGGCAGCGGCAACCGCAGTGGCGGATACCGTGGAAACAGCCCACGTAGCGGTGGCGAACGTCGTGAAGGTGGTCGTTCATCTTCATCTTCTTCATCGGATCGTCGTGAAGGCGGTTATGCAGGACGTAGCAACCGTAGCGAAAGCGATCGTAACCGTGGTGGACGTAAACCACGTTTTGAAAAGTAA
- a CDS encoding CvfB family protein, translating into MGLRAGQVVTLKVEREAEFGVFLTDGNEDVLLHNNEQTQKVGIDEEVEVFLYQDNEGRLASSMTIPEASFEDYVKTTINGTRYNTGVFANIGIQKDVLVSLDDLPQRRMFWPEEGDQLFIRLKHDQKLRLLGDPAPYAYFNLRAKPAPEEWNNMDVEGLVFSQREPGVNVWVNDQSIGFLHEREMERWPRLGEVLKLRVTNVKPDGTVLLSARPRAFEAIDTDAELILNHLLEHDGQMPYGDKTAPETIDEVFGLSKAAFKRALGRLLKDKKIEKNETGIQLTK; encoded by the coding sequence ATGGGATTACGCGCAGGACAGGTTGTCACATTAAAAGTAGAACGCGAAGCAGAGTTCGGAGTGTTTCTAACAGATGGAAACGAAGATGTGTTGTTGCATAACAATGAACAAACACAGAAAGTAGGCATCGATGAAGAGGTCGAAGTCTTCTTGTATCAAGATAATGAAGGGCGTCTAGCATCATCGATGACGATTCCAGAAGCATCATTTGAAGATTACGTCAAAACGACAATCAATGGAACACGTTATAACACAGGAGTATTTGCAAATATCGGTATTCAAAAAGACGTACTCGTCTCACTTGACGATTTACCGCAACGACGCATGTTTTGGCCAGAAGAAGGCGATCAACTCTTCATTCGTCTTAAACATGACCAGAAGCTTCGTTTACTCGGAGACCCTGCACCATATGCTTACTTCAACTTGCGTGCAAAGCCGGCACCAGAAGAGTGGAATAACATGGACGTAGAAGGTCTCGTCTTTTCACAACGCGAGCCAGGCGTCAATGTTTGGGTTAACGATCAGTCGATTGGATTCTTGCACGAACGCGAGATGGAACGCTGGCCGCGTCTTGGAGAAGTGTTGAAATTACGAGTGACAAATGTAAAACCAGATGGTACAGTATTACTTTCAGCACGACCACGTGCCTTTGAAGCCATCGATACAGATGCGGAGTTGATTTTGAACCATCTACTTGAACATGATGGTCAGATGCCGTATGGTGATAAGACAGCTCCCGAAACGATCGACGAAGTATTCGGTCTCAGTAAGGCAGCATTCAAACGAGCGCTCGGTCGCCTGTTGAAGGATAAAAAAATAGAAAAAAATGAAACGGGTATTCAGTTAACGAAATAA
- a CDS encoding lysophospholipid acyltransferase family protein: MIRTVIWFIYFGLVLPCTLPFLPSAKRRTHLARYAFVQRVASAWANSLLRLAGVRVNVTGQEHIPANEPVVFISNHQGNFDVPILLGKIDKPKAFISKIEVNKIPIVNVWMNLMGCVMIDRKDRRQSLKAIRSGVDTIKDGQSMIIFPEGTRSKGGPMAEFKAGSFTLATSSGARVVPVAISGSYRVMEETGKIRPATVEVTILPSIDPSTMTQKELVHMVEHQIKQIVEGV, from the coding sequence ATGATACGTACTGTCATTTGGTTCATTTATTTTGGACTTGTCTTACCCTGTACCTTACCTTTTTTACCTAGTGCAAAACGTCGAACTCACCTCGCACGCTATGCATTCGTCCAGCGCGTAGCAAGCGCATGGGCAAACTCTCTCCTTCGACTCGCTGGTGTTCGTGTAAACGTGACGGGACAAGAACACATCCCGGCAAATGAGCCTGTCGTTTTCATTTCGAATCACCAAGGGAACTTTGACGTCCCGATTCTACTTGGAAAAATCGACAAACCGAAAGCATTCATCTCAAAAATCGAAGTGAATAAAATTCCGATCGTCAATGTTTGGATGAATTTGATGGGGTGTGTCATGATTGACCGAAAAGACCGACGTCAATCTCTAAAAGCAATTCGCTCTGGTGTCGACACGATCAAAGACGGACAATCGATGATCATTTTCCCTGAAGGAACACGTTCAAAAGGTGGACCGATGGCGGAATTCAAAGCGGGAAGCTTTACGCTTGCGACTTCAAGCGGCGCTCGTGTCGTACCAGTCGCGATTTCCGGTAGTTATCGTGTTATGGAAGAGACGGGTAAGATTCGCCCGGCTACAGTCGAAGTTACGATTTTACCGTCGATTGATCCAAGTACAATGACACAGAAAGAACTTGTCCATATGGTCGAACATCAAATCAAACAGATTGTAGAAGGTGTCTAA
- a CDS encoding ABC-F family ATP-binding cassette domain-containing protein, producing the protein MLMKAENLKKEFADKIVFEDVTFSVSPGDRIGIIGVNGTGKSTLLHILANKETADAGTIHHPNDYRIRLLSQTTDYPEDQTVMEVLLSGDTPTINALRHYETARLALEQDPTSETLLNRFIVAQTEVDAAQAWDTESRLKMILNKLGILDLNALIGSLSGGQRKRVGLAEALLDEADLLLLDEPTNELDAETISWLETQIKEYRGAILLITHDRYFLNRVTNHMMEIANGTAYFYVGNYESFLEKRAERRERTASMEEKRQNILRRELAWLRRGAKARTTKQKARIQRVDALQDLSYEEEESTLEVQVGSTRLGKKVIEAHDVSHRFGDRTLFESFNALIGRKERYGIVGRNGSGKSTLLSILAKRLEPTTGEIIHGETVKIGFYGQFAEFTHPERRVIDEVERIAKVITTLAGEEITASQMLEQFLFKPEAQYKQIGKLSGGEKRRLKLLTILMEEPNVLFLDEPTNDLDTETLSVLEDYLESFPGTVITVSHDRYFLDRVVDRLIAFEDATIVFYYGQYTDYLEQITTPTPSVVVEKIASVAPLKAEAPKKLSYQEQQDWDVIEQQIEESEAELEQLEAELASAGSDLGKVNELYQSIEKTKATLDERMEYWTYLSEKIEAFESYRQSNQ; encoded by the coding sequence ATGTTAATGAAAGCAGAAAATCTCAAAAAAGAATTCGCTGATAAAATCGTCTTCGAGGATGTCACATTTTCCGTCTCGCCTGGTGACCGAATCGGCATCATTGGTGTCAACGGTACTGGTAAATCGACTCTCCTGCATATTTTAGCAAATAAAGAGACAGCAGACGCCGGTACAATCCACCATCCAAATGATTATCGTATCCGTTTGCTGTCGCAAACGACGGATTATCCCGAAGATCAAACCGTCATGGAAGTCTTGCTGTCTGGTGATACACCGACAATCAACGCATTACGACACTATGAAACGGCGCGTCTAGCACTCGAACAGGATCCCACGAGCGAGACGTTGCTGAACCGCTTCATCGTCGCTCAGACCGAAGTCGATGCTGCGCAAGCGTGGGATACGGAATCGCGCTTAAAAATGATCTTAAACAAACTCGGTATTCTCGACTTGAATGCGTTGATTGGTTCTCTTTCCGGAGGACAACGAAAACGTGTCGGACTCGCGGAAGCGTTACTCGACGAAGCCGATCTCCTGTTACTCGATGAACCGACGAACGAACTCGATGCTGAGACAATCAGCTGGCTTGAGACTCAAATCAAGGAATACCGTGGTGCTATCTTACTGATCACTCACGATCGCTATTTCTTGAATCGTGTCACGAATCATATGATGGAGATTGCGAACGGAACGGCTTACTTCTATGTCGGAAACTATGAATCGTTTCTCGAAAAACGTGCCGAACGTCGCGAACGAACTGCTTCTATGGAAGAAAAGCGTCAGAACATTCTACGTCGTGAACTTGCTTGGTTACGCCGCGGTGCTAAAGCACGGACGACGAAACAAAAAGCTCGGATTCAGCGCGTTGATGCCTTGCAAGATCTCTCATACGAAGAAGAAGAGTCGACGCTCGAAGTCCAGGTTGGTTCGACGCGTCTTGGCAAAAAAGTCATCGAAGCACATGACGTCTCGCATCGATTTGGTGATAGAACACTGTTTGAGTCGTTCAACGCCCTGATTGGACGGAAAGAACGATATGGAATCGTCGGACGAAATGGTAGTGGGAAATCAACGCTTCTTTCAATCCTTGCGAAACGTTTAGAGCCGACAACCGGTGAAATCATTCACGGCGAAACAGTGAAGATCGGCTTTTATGGTCAATTTGCTGAATTCACGCATCCAGAACGACGCGTCATCGATGAAGTCGAACGGATTGCAAAAGTCATTACGACTCTCGCTGGTGAGGAGATTACGGCAAGTCAGATGCTCGAACAATTTCTCTTTAAACCAGAAGCACAATACAAACAAATCGGTAAGCTATCCGGTGGTGAAAAACGTCGTCTGAAATTGTTGACGATTTTAATGGAAGAACCAAACGTCCTCTTCCTCGATGAGCCGACGAATGATTTAGATACCGAGACGTTATCGGTACTCGAAGACTATTTAGAATCATTCCCTGGCACCGTCATCACTGTTAGTCATGATCGCTATTTCCTTGATCGGGTCGTTGATCGTCTGATTGCTTTTGAAGACGCGACTATTGTTTTTTATTACGGACAATATACGGACTATCTTGAGCAAATCACAACACCTACTCCTTCAGTAGTCGTTGAAAAAATCGCTTCAGTTGCTCCACTAAAAGCAGAGGCACCGAAGAAGTTGAGCTATCAAGAACAACAGGATTGGGATGTCATTGAACAACAAATCGAAGAGAGCGAAGCCGAGCTAGAACAATTAGAAGCTGAACTTGCTTCGGCAGGAAGTGATCTCGGGAAGGTCAATGAATTGTATCAATCCATTGAAAAAACGAAAGCAACGCTTGATGAACGGATGGAATATTGGACGTATCTATCTGAAAAAATCGAAGCATTTGAGTCGTACCGTCAATCCAATCAGTGA
- a CDS encoding GGDEF domain-containing protein: MIQNLYLTVSIYLVVTYTLLSLLPLDRSLQLSAIISLTGSFVIFVLSLLGSLQHPSFMYRWLSIAFFAYFFGDLLNMMGRLLQWDDVNLNVLLDVPYTIHLTMMVIFFFQQLDLRLFQKQKLLILDSLTLFTVSMIAGYIAIFRFIPSYTRTMLEQISWTFYAFLTILLTLFFFLLYASGLKRNVSRLSFIYLVLGTFILGMTNFIFYTTLLNGEPQIAGQLLPLYPLSSLFLIAFMNTRTLPIIREQQVTLIRVETIMRSLMAYILLSALILYITFFPVSRIFFLLSVGITFLLFLTRQLFSYRENLRLLQETTALQTNLEDIVHQKTALLQLREQELTSLFLSYPEIVLEIDDMYHIRSVNPAAAATGWNDFPLGPSQRWQLNQLIPLLKQEQLSFPFHLLHIPATEEHPEYFLNTTVIDVPDQKRYFVILADVTEDHQQEVWLERMGYHDSLTRLPNRRYFEEQLYLMLPTLDYGSLLFIDLDGFKQINDTYGHDIGDLLLQETAIRLQSMAMTTDLVARLGGDEFLIFIQASASETRQFAEHVLEVLNHPFFIDPHTLHITPSIGISLYPEDGKSSEQLLIRADEAMYHIKNTEKNNFLFATQIKR; encoded by the coding sequence ATGATCCAAAATCTCTACCTTACCGTCTCCATTTACTTAGTTGTCACTTATACCTTGCTATCGCTATTACCACTAGATCGTTCACTACAACTTTCAGCAATCATCAGTTTAACCGGATCATTTGTTATTTTCGTACTTAGTCTATTGGGTTCTCTCCAGCATCCTTCTTTCATGTATAGATGGTTATCCATTGCTTTCTTTGCTTATTTCTTTGGAGATTTGCTGAATATGATGGGACGTCTCTTGCAATGGGACGATGTTAATTTGAACGTTTTGTTAGATGTTCCTTATACGATTCATTTAACGATGATGGTTATTTTCTTTTTTCAGCAATTGGATTTAAGGCTATTTCAAAAACAAAAGTTATTGATTCTCGACTCTTTGACATTGTTCACTGTCTCTATGATTGCTGGATATATTGCGATTTTTCGCTTTATCCCCTCTTATACACGAACGATGCTCGAGCAAATCAGTTGGACCTTCTATGCCTTCTTGACGATTTTATTGACGTTGTTCTTTTTCTTACTTTACGCTTCCGGGTTAAAACGGAATGTTTCAAGATTAAGCTTCATCTATCTAGTACTCGGGACATTCATTCTCGGTATGACAAACTTTATTTTTTATACAACATTATTGAACGGTGAACCACAAATAGCAGGTCAGTTGCTTCCGTTATATCCACTCAGCAGTCTGTTTCTCATCGCTTTTATGAATACTCGTACCCTTCCGATTATTCGTGAACAGCAAGTTACTCTTATTCGCGTCGAAACAATCATGCGTTCCTTAATGGCTTATATCTTATTATCTGCGCTAATTCTCTATATTACATTCTTTCCTGTCTCCCGAATCTTTTTCTTGCTGTCTGTCGGCATTACGTTTTTATTGTTTTTAACGCGTCAGCTTTTTTCATATCGGGAAAATCTACGACTATTACAGGAAACAACCGCACTACAAACGAATTTAGAAGATATTGTCCATCAAAAAACGGCATTGTTACAATTGCGAGAACAAGAACTAACGTCCTTATTTTTATCCTATCCAGAAATCGTTCTTGAAATCGATGACATGTATCACATTCGATCGGTTAACCCAGCGGCGGCAGCTACAGGATGGAACGATTTTCCACTTGGACCGAGTCAACGTTGGCAATTAAATCAACTCATCCCTCTGCTAAAACAGGAACAACTGAGCTTTCCGTTTCATCTATTGCATATACCTGCTACAGAGGAACATCCAGAATATTTTTTGAATACGACCGTGATCGATGTCCCAGATCAGAAGCGCTATTTTGTCATCTTAGCGGACGTTACGGAAGACCACCAACAGGAAGTATGGCTCGAACGGATGGGATATCACGATTCGCTTACGCGTTTACCAAATCGACGTTACTTTGAAGAGCAGCTTTATCTCATGCTCCCGACTCTAGATTACGGCTCCTTGTTATTCATTGATTTGGACGGCTTCAAACAAATCAATGATACCTACGGACATGATATCGGTGATTTACTGTTACAAGAAACAGCAATACGCCTGCAGTCCATGGCGATGACAACGGATCTCGTTGCACGTCTTGGGGGAGATGAGTTCTTGATTTTCATTCAGGCATCAGCTTCGGAAACACGACAATTTGCTGAACATGTTCTCGAAGTCCTGAATCATCCGTTCTTTATCGACCCACATACGCTTCATATCACACCTTCCATCGGGATTTCCTTATATCCTGAAGATGGTAAAAGTTCAGAACAGTTATTGATTCGGGCAGATGAAGCCATGTATCACATCAAGAATACCGAAAAAAATAACTTTTTATTCGCAACTCAAATCAAACGTTAG
- a CDS encoding GGDEF domain-containing protein, which produces MVKSNYFTRWFPAMLLISFALMILATWTPSISNRIVEQGLQYVSLCLIAYFILTAYRKEQTLVVPRRKFWLIALGSLVLSCIGSILETLRFFDLDGSVPAVYSLILFSLSHYVFLYAIFYRIITKRTLGQHVLAFVDAAIIVVFIGLVAFHVLNELTNPGLQTVPYAIIVITNTSLGLFVFFYFTFIQETHWVSRMALFLLFLSIFIRGIFEISSVYFPDFSANYLLFFPILIRLAQSAAILWHVDHIEEGTARTKVIPRSWLPLLAVPLFIHYMVEQEGGKLDIFIILFLLIVRQILIARQHGLIVAQLHERNEQLASRIEHRKQQIQESEQQVIPLFLGHPDPMIRLDQFGTALYANLAAQRLFHLPDMTIEQVPRTMRHLLETLETDIDEYEDEQQKQYEVIDIPIQIASTSMGRFTILHDITERKIRQKQIEYHAYHDALTSIGNRRSLERDFSDRLPEMNYLAVVDLDGFKQVNDTYGHEAGDYVLIEVAKRLHDHTNALEQVYRLGGDEFAVLLQADDELSLRRKCKSFLQYLRRPYVYKGQSLLVSASIGVTARDQSDLETCLKQADLAMYRVKHRDKNDVALYRADS; this is translated from the coding sequence ATGGTTAAATCAAACTATTTCACGCGTTGGTTCCCTGCCATGCTGTTGATTTCCTTTGCCTTAATGATCCTTGCTACATGGACACCCTCCATCTCTAATCGAATCGTGGAACAAGGGCTTCAATATGTATCACTTTGCTTGATTGCATATTTTATTTTGACTGCCTATCGCAAGGAACAAACATTGGTCGTACCCCGACGTAAATTTTGGCTGATTGCTTTAGGATCGCTAGTTTTATCCTGTATTGGGTCCATTCTTGAAACTTTGCGCTTCTTTGATTTAGATGGTTCAGTTCCCGCCGTGTACAGTCTGATTTTGTTTTCGTTATCCCATTACGTCTTTTTATACGCTATCTTTTATCGAATCATCACAAAACGGACACTCGGACAACACGTGCTCGCATTCGTAGATGCCGCCATCATTGTTGTTTTCATCGGACTTGTCGCGTTTCACGTTCTCAATGAACTGACGAATCCAGGGCTTCAAACTGTTCCCTATGCCATTATCGTCATTACGAACACGTCGCTTGGTTTGTTTGTTTTCTTCTATTTCACGTTCATCCAAGAAACACACTGGGTATCCCGGATGGCGTTATTTTTATTATTCTTGTCCATTTTCATTCGCGGTATCTTTGAAATCTCAAGTGTCTATTTTCCAGATTTCTCAGCGAATTATCTGCTATTCTTCCCGATATTGATTCGCTTAGCGCAAAGTGCAGCGATTTTATGGCATGTTGATCATATTGAAGAAGGAACTGCTCGAACGAAGGTCATTCCCCGTTCGTGGCTTCCTTTACTAGCCGTTCCTTTATTCATCCACTATATGGTGGAACAAGAAGGTGGAAAACTTGATATCTTTATCATCTTATTTTTGTTAATCGTTCGACAAATCTTGATTGCTCGGCAGCATGGATTGATCGTCGCTCAATTGCATGAACGAAACGAACAACTCGCTTCACGCATCGAGCATCGAAAACAACAAATCCAAGAGAGCGAACAGCAAGTGATTCCACTTTTTCTCGGTCATCCTGATCCGATGATTCGACTTGATCAATTCGGAACTGCTCTATACGCAAATTTAGCTGCACAACGTTTGTTTCATTTGCCCGATATGACAATTGAACAGGTTCCACGTACGATGCGTCACTTGTTAGAGACACTTGAAACAGATATTGATGAGTATGAAGATGAACAGCAAAAACAGTATGAAGTCATTGATATTCCAATTCAAATCGCTTCGACTTCAATGGGACGATTTACGATTTTACATGATATTACTGAACGAAAAATTCGACAGAAGCAGATTGAGTACCATGCTTACCATGACGCTTTAACAAGTATCGGTAACCGTCGTTCCTTAGAACGAGATTTTTCGGATCGTTTACCCGAGATGAATTATCTAGCAGTGGTCGATTTAGATGGTTTCAAGCAAGTCAATGATACGTATGGTCATGAGGCCGGCGATTATGTATTAATTGAAGTCGCAAAACGATTACATGATCATACGAATGCTTTAGAACAGGTGTATCGACTCGGTGGAGATGAATTTGCGGTTCTCTTGCAAGCTGATGACGAACTATCTTTACGTCGGAAATGTAAATCCTTCTTACAATATTTAAGACGTCCTTATGTATACAAGGGGCAATCTTTACTTGTTTCTGCAAGCATCGGTGTGACGGCACGTGATCAATCCGATCTTGAAACATGCTTAAAACAAGCCGACCTTGCGATGTACCGCGTGAAGCACCGGGATAAAAACGATGTCGCTTTGTATCGCGCCGATTCATGA